Proteins from a genomic interval of Helicobacter pylori Shi112:
- the cagB gene encoding cag pathogenicity island protein B: MENKSIGQIFKDSFKKGFFSGLWSCLKWSFILTLISLGLFLLVFRFQPETIKKYIKDPKDLQFYNDLRNKKGWDK, translated from the coding sequence ATGGAAAACAAATCAATAGGACAGATTTTCAAAGACAGCTTCAAAAAAGGTTTCTTTAGTGGTCTATGGAGTTGCTTAAAATGGAGCTTTATTCTCACTCTGATCAGCTTGGGTTTGTTTTTGCTTGTTTTTAGGTTTCAACCTGAGACTATTAAAAAATACATCAAAGATCCTAAAGATCTACAATTCTACAATGACTTGAG